The following nucleotide sequence is from Agromyces sp. SYSU T00194.
TCGTGAGCGAGGACCTGCTCGCCCCGGCCGCCTCCGCGACCCCCGCCGAGCCGGGGGCCGACGCCCCCGCAGCGCCCGACGCCGCAGCCTCGACGGATGCGGCCCCGGAGGCCGACTCCGCATGAGGGCCTTCCTGGGCCTCGCGCTCGTCACCGCGGTGGTGACGCTCGTCCTCTCGATCGTCATCTGGAAGCTCAGCCTCAAGTACCGGCTCTACCCGAAGATCCGCGAGCGGGACGTCCACACGCGCCCGACGCCCCGGCTCGGCGGCATCGCGATGTTCCTCGGCATCCTCGTGGCGTTCGCCGTGGCATCCCTCGTCTCGTCGAGCATCGCCCCGCTCGCCATCGTCTTCGCCGACCGCAGCCAGATCCTCGCGATCCTCGGGGCCGCCCTGCTGATCGTGCTGCTCGGCGTCGCCGACGACGTGTGGGACCTCGATTGGCTGACCAAGCTCGCCGGGCAGTTCCTCGCAGCCGGTCTCGTCGCCTGGCAGGGCGTGTCGATCCTGTCGCTGCCGATCGGGGGAGTGACGGTCGGGTCCTCCTGGCTCTCGGCGACCGTCACCGTGTTCGCGATCGTGCTCGTGATGAACGCCGTCAACTTCATCGACGGGCTCGACGGCCTCGTCGCGGGCGTCGCCCTCATCGCCAACGGCGTGTTCTTCGTCTACACGTACCTCCTGGTGCAGCAGACCTCGCCCACCAACTACTTCAACCTCGCGTCGCTGCTGGCGGTGCTCGTCGTCGGCGCGTGCGCGGGCTTCCTGCCGCTCAACTGGCACCCGGCGAAGCTCTTCATGGGCGACGCCGGCGCGCTCCTGATCGGACTGCTCATGGCCACCTCGGCCATCGCGGTGACCGGCCAGATCAACCCCGGCGCCATCGGCGCGGGCGACCTCTTCCCGGCGTTCATCCCGGTCATCCTCCCGTTCGCCGTACTGGTGATCCCGCTGCTCGACTTCACGCTCGCGGTCATCCGCCGCCTGCGCGCGGGCAAGTCGCCGTTCTCCGCCGATCGCGGGCACCTGCACCACCGGCTGCTCGACATGGGCCACACGCACCTCCACGCGGTGCTGATCCTCTACGCGTGGACGGGCGTGGCGTCCGTGGGCTTCCTGCTGAGCTTCGTGCTCCCGGCCTACACCGACGTCGACCGTTCCTGGGCGTTCGTCTTCCTCGGCGTCGGGTTCGTCGCCTGCGCCGCGCTCACGCTTGCGCCGCTCACGCGGCGGCGCCGGGGGGCGCTCCGCGCCGACCTCGACGGGGACGGCGGCGACGACGAGGGCGCAGCCCATGGCGAGGACGCGCCCGGCGGTACACTGTCGACGCACCCCTCAGGAGACCGATGAACGACGCACGAGCGAGATCCGGCGACGCCGACGACCGGCAGCCGACCTCGGGGCCGGTGCTCCGCCAGGCGCTGCGGTGGGGCGGCCTCGCCGCACTCGCCATCGCCGTCGTGGGCGGGCTCGTGGGATGGCTGGTCGCGGGCACCGTCGGCCTGACCAGCGCGCTGCTCGGCACGGCGATCGCGATCGTGTTCATGGGCATCACCGCCGCCAGCATCCTGCTGGCCAACCGCTTCGCGGCGAGCGACCTGTTCGTCGGGGCGTTCTTCGGCATCGTGCTCGGCGGGTGGCTGCTGAAGTTCGTGCTGTTCATCGTGCTGGTGGTGCTCCTGCAGGGCGCCTCGTGGATCGAGCCGACCGTGCTCTTCCTCAGCATCGTGGCAGGCGTGATCGCGTCGCTCGTGGTCGACGTCGTGGTCGTGCTGCGCTCGCGCGTGCCCTACGCGAGCGACGTCGAGCTCCCGAAGGCGCCCACCGACGACTGATCCTCACGGCGGAATACGTGCCGCTCGCGGCATCCGTCGTGGCATCCGTCGCATTCCGGTCCGCTTCGATTCGGCGCGGAGCGGGTTCTCTTGCTAGGATCATCCCCGATCCCCCCGGACTTGGATACGCCACAGGTGTGCCGAGTTCGCTGAATGTTCGTCGACGCGAGAGCACCTGCTCGACGCCCCGAAACAGGAGATAGCGCTGCTAGTACACGCTGTGAACCTGCTGGTTCCGACCGCTGCCGAAGATGGCGAGTTCCACGGTCCGTCGATCGCAGAGTTCTTCCCGCCCGGGTTCCTCTTCGAGGGAACCGCGTTCGAGATCAACCGCATCATGCTGGTCCGCTTCATCGCGGTCGCCGCACTGATCCTGGTCTTCTGGCTCGGCACGCGCCGCATGCGCGTGGTGCCCGGCCGCTTCCAGTCGGTCGTCGAGATGGGCCTGGACTTCGTGCGCGTGAACGTCGCGGAGGACCTGCTCGGCAAGGCCGACGGGCGTCGGTTCCTGCCGCTGCTGACCACCATCTTCTTCATGGTGCTGTTCATGAACATCACGGGCATCATCCCGTTCCTGAACATCGCCGGCACGTCGGTCATCGGCGTTCCGCTCGTGCTCGCGATCGTCGCGTACGTCACGTTCATCTACGCCGGCATCAAGAAGAGCCCGAAGAACTTCTTCAAGAACTCGCTCTTCCCGGCGGGCGTGCCGTGGCCGGTCTACTTCATCGTCACGCCGATCGAGCTCATCTCGACGTTCATCATCCGCCCGGTGACGCTCACCCTGCGACTCATGATGAACATGATCGTCGGCCACCTGCTGCTGGTGCTCTTCTTCGCCGCGACGCAGTTCTTCTTCTTCACCGCCGGCGGCTGGTACGCGCTCTTCGGCGTGGGCACGCTCGCCTTCGGCTTCGTCTTCACGCTGTTCGAGATCCTCGTGGCAGTGCTGCAGGCCTACGTCTTCGCGCTCCTGACGGCCGTCTACATCCAGCTGGCCGTCGCGGAAGAGCACTGACCCCGGGCGCCCCCGCCCGATCGGAACCCTAGGAAAGGAAACCCCAACGTGGACGCAACCACCGTTCTCGCCGAGATCAACGGAAACATCGCGACCGTCGGCTACGGCCTGGCCGCCATCGGCCCGGCGATCGGCGTCGGTATCGTCGTCGGCAAGACGATCGAGGGCGTCGCCCGCCAGCCCGAGCTGGCCGGTCGCCTCCAGGTGCTGATGTGGATCGGTATCGCCTTCACCGAGGCGCTCGCCTTCATCGGCATCGCGACGTACTTCATCTTCACGAACTAGTCCGACCCGCCGGCAATTAGGAGGCCACTGTGCTTCACGCACTAGTCAGGGCTGCGGAGGAGAGCGCGGAGACGACGCAGAACCCGCTGCTCCCGGCGACGTACGACATCGTCTGGTCGGCGGTGTGCTTCGTCATCATCCTCGTCTTCTTCTGGTTCAACGTGCTCCCGCGCATGCAGAAGCTGCTCGACGAGCGCGCCGAGGCCATCGAGGGCAACATCGCCAAGGCCGACGAGGCGCAGCGCAAGGCCGAGGCCGCGCTCGAGCAGTACACCGCCCAGCTCGCCGAGGCGCGCGCCGAGGCGGGCAGCATCCGCGAGTCCGCCCGCGAGGACGGCAAGAAGATCGTCGCGGAGGCGAAGGAGACGGCGACCGCCGAGGCCGCACGCGTCACCGCGTCCGCGCAGTCGCAGATCGAGGCGGAGCGCCAGGCGGCACTCGTCTCGCTCCGGTCCGACGTGGGCACGCTCGCGATCGACCTCGCGTCGGGCGTCATCGGCGAGAGCCTCTCCGACGACGCGAAGGCCAGCGCACTCGTGGACCGCTTCCTGGCGGACCTCGAGGCGTCCGAGGCCGCAGGGGAGAAGAAGTAGCCCATGGGCAGTGCGACGAGGGAAGCGACCGCCGCCGCGAAGGCGGCGCTCGCCGCGCAGCGTTCCGTCGACCTCCAGGTCGCCGAGGACCTGTTCGCCGCAGGCCGGGTCGTCGGGCGTTCCGCGCAGCTGCGCTCGGCCCTGACCGACCCCGATGCCGACGCGACCCGCACCCGGGCGCTGGTGAACGGGGTGTTCGGCGGGCGGATCGGCGCGACGGCGCTCGAGCTGCTCGGCGGCATCGCCGTGAGCCGCTGGTCCAACGCCGATGACCTGCTCCAGGGCATCGAGGAGCTCGGCCTGCGTGCTGCCGCCCGCTCGGCCGGCACCACCCCGGTGGAGTCCGAGCTGTTCGAGTTCGGGCGCATCGTCGCCTCGAACGCCGAGCTGGAGCTCGCGCTCGGCAGCAAGCTGAGCCCGACCGCGTCGAAGGTCGGCCTCGCCGACCGCCTGCTCACGGGCAACGCATCGCCGCAGGCCGCGGCGATCGTGCGCCACCTGGTGGAGCAGCCGCGCGGGCGCCGCATCGGCGAGCTGCTCCGCGGCGCGGCCGCGATCGTTGCCGACGAGCGCGGCTACGCCGTCGCCACCGTCACCTCCGCGGGTCCGCTCTCCGCCGCACAGCTGCAGCGGCTCGAGCGCCAGCTCGCGGGCCAGTACGGCCGCGATGTCCGGTTCAACCTCGTGATCGACCCGTCCCTCGTCGGCGGACTGCGCATCCAGATCGGTGACGACGTCATCGACGGCAGCGTCGCCGCCCGCCTCAGCGACCTGAGGCAGAAGCTCGCCGGCTGAGGCCGGACCCACCCCGGCCGGCACCGCATCGGCCCCCAGCGTCCCCACCGGCTCCGCCGGCGGTGCAGAAGAAGGAACAGACAAATGGCAGAACTCACCATCAGCCCAGATGAGATCCGGTCGGCTCTCTCCGAGTTCGTCTCGTCGTACGAGCCGAGCTCGGGCGAGAAGACCGAGGTCGGCTACGTCACGGATGCCGCGGACGGCATCGCCCACGTCGAGGGCCTGCCCTCGGCCATGGCGAACGAGCTCCTCCGCTTCGCGGACGGCACCCTCGGCCTCGCGCTGAACCTCGACGAGGACGAGATCGGCGTCGTCGTGCTCGGTGAGTTCGGCGGCATCGAGGAGGGCATGGAGGTGACCCGCACGGGCGAGGTCCTCTCCGTGCCGGTCGGCGACGGCTACCTCGGCCGCGTGGTCGACCCGCTGGGCGCCCCGATCGACGGGCTCGGCGAGATCGCCACCGAGGGTCGTCGCGCCCTCGAGCTCCAGGCGCCCGGCGTCATGCAGCGCAAGAGCGTGCACGAGCCGATGCAGACCGGCATCAAGGCGATCGACGCCATGATCCCGATCGGCCGCGGCCAGCGCCAGCTGATCATCGGCGACCGCCAGACCGGCAAGACCGCCATCGCGATCGACACGATCATCAACCAGAAGGCGAACTGGGAGTCGGGCGACCCGAGCAAGCAGGTCCGCTGCATCTACGTCGCGATCGGCCAGAAGGGCTCGACCATCGCCTCGGTGAAGGGCGCCCTCGAGGACGCCGGCGCGATGGAGTACACCACCATCGTCGCGGCCCCGGCGTCGGACCCCGCGGGCTTCAAGTACCTGGCCCCCTACACCGGTTCGGCCATCGGCCAGCACTGGATGTACGGCGGCAAGCACGTGCTGATCATCTTCGACGACCTGTCGAAGCAGGCCGAGGCCTACCGCGCCGTGTCGCTGCTGCTCCGCCGCCCGCCGGGCCGCGAGGCGTACCCCGGTGACGTGTTCTACCTGCACTCGCGCCTCCTCGAGCGTTGCGCGAAGCTCTCGGACGAGCTCGGCGCGGGTTCGATGACCGGCCTGCCGATCATCGAGACCAAGGCGAACGACGTCTCGGCGTACATCCCGACCAACGTGATCTCGATCACCGACGGCCAGATCTTCCTGCAGTCTGACCTGTTCAACGCCAACCAGCGCCCCGCGGTCGACGTCGGCATCTCGGTGTCGCGCGTCGGTGGCGACGCCCAGGTCAAGTCGATCAAGAAGGTCTCCGGCACGCTCAAGCTCGAACTCGCCCAGTACCGCTCGCTCGAGGCGTTCGCGATGTTCGCGTCCGACCTCGACGCGGCCAGCCGCCGCCAGCTCGCCCGCGGTGCGCGCCTGACCGAGCTGCTCAAGCAGCCGCAGTACTCGCCGTACCCCGTCGAGGAGCAGGTCGTCTCGATCTGGGCCGGCACGAACGGCAAGCTCGACGACATCCCCGTCGAGGACGTGCTGCGCTTCGAGCGCGAGCTGCTCGACCACCTGGGTCGCAACACCGAGGTGCTCTCCACGCTGCGTGAGACGAACGTGCTCGACGACGACACCCTGGCGACCCTGGACTCCGAGGTCGACACGTTCAAGCTCGAGTTCCGCTCGGAGGAGGGGCACTCCCTCGTCGAGCCGGGCAGCGAGTCGCACGAGGCCGCCGACAAGTCCGAGGTCAACCAGGAGGAGATCGTCCGCGGCAAGCGCTGACGCGCACCCGACGATCCGCACCACAGGACAGGACACACAGGAGACACATGGGAGCGCAACTCCGGGTCTACCGTCAGAAGATCAAGACGGCGCAGACGACGAAGAAGATCACCCGCGCCATGGAGCTGATCTCCGCCTCGCGCATCCAGAAGGCACTCGGTCGCGTGAAGGCGTCGACGCCCTACGCGCACGCCATCGGGCGCGCGGTGGCGGCGGTCGCCACGCACTCGAACGTCGACCACGTGCTCACCACCGAGCCCGAGACGGTCAAGCGCGCCGCGGTCGTGATCTTCGCATCCGACCGCGGGCTCGCGGGCGCCTTCAACTCGCAGGTGCTGCGCGAGGCCGACCGCCTCTCCGAGCTGCTGCGCAGCGAGGGCAAGGAGGTCGCGTACTTCCTCGTCGGCCGCAAGGCGACCGGGTACTTCACGTTCCGCCGCCGCGCGTCGGAGCGGTCGTGGACCGGCAGCACCGACAACCCCGAGTACGAGCTCGCCAAGGAGATCTCCGACGCGGTGCTCGAGGCGTTCCTGCGCGATGCGGAGGACGGCGGCGTCGATGAGATCCACCTCGTCTTCAACCGCTTCGTCAGCATGATCACGCAGACGCCGGAGGTGCGACGCCTCCTGCCGATCCGCCTGGTCGACGAGGAGCCCGACGCGGGCCCCTCCACCGTGTACCCGCTCTACGAGTTCGAGCCCGACGCCGAGACGGTGCTCGACGCACTGCTGCCGGTCTACCTCGAGAGCCGCATCTTCGCGACCCTGCTCGAGTCCGCCGCGGCGAAGCACGCGGCGACGCAGAAGGCGATGAAGTCGGCGAGCGACAACGCCGACAAGCTCATCCTCGACTACCAGCGACTGGCGAACAACGCGCGCCAGTCCGAGATCACCCAGCA
It contains:
- a CDS encoding MraY family glycosyltransferase produces the protein MRAFLGLALVTAVVTLVLSIVIWKLSLKYRLYPKIRERDVHTRPTPRLGGIAMFLGILVAFAVASLVSSSIAPLAIVFADRSQILAILGAALLIVLLGVADDVWDLDWLTKLAGQFLAAGLVAWQGVSILSLPIGGVTVGSSWLSATVTVFAIVLVMNAVNFIDGLDGLVAGVALIANGVFFVYTYLLVQQTSPTNYFNLASLLAVLVVGACAGFLPLNWHPAKLFMGDAGALLIGLLMATSAIAVTGQINPGAIGAGDLFPAFIPVILPFAVLVIPLLDFTLAVIRRLRAGKSPFSADRGHLHHRLLDMGHTHLHAVLILYAWTGVASVGFLLSFVLPAYTDVDRSWAFVFLGVGFVACAALTLAPLTRRRRGALRADLDGDGGDDEGAAHGEDAPGGTLSTHPSGDR
- the atpB gene encoding F0F1 ATP synthase subunit A, with the translated sequence MNLLVPTAAEDGEFHGPSIAEFFPPGFLFEGTAFEINRIMLVRFIAVAALILVFWLGTRRMRVVPGRFQSVVEMGLDFVRVNVAEDLLGKADGRRFLPLLTTIFFMVLFMNITGIIPFLNIAGTSVIGVPLVLAIVAYVTFIYAGIKKSPKNFFKNSLFPAGVPWPVYFIVTPIELISTFIIRPVTLTLRLMMNMIVGHLLLVLFFAATQFFFFTAGGWYALFGVGTLAFGFVFTLFEILVAVLQAYVFALLTAVYIQLAVAEEH
- the atpE gene encoding ATP synthase F0 subunit C → MDATTVLAEINGNIATVGYGLAAIGPAIGVGIVVGKTIEGVARQPELAGRLQVLMWIGIAFTEALAFIGIATYFIFTN
- a CDS encoding F0F1 ATP synthase subunit B; this encodes MLHALVRAAEESAETTQNPLLPATYDIVWSAVCFVIILVFFWFNVLPRMQKLLDERAEAIEGNIAKADEAQRKAEAALEQYTAQLAEARAEAGSIRESAREDGKKIVAEAKETATAEAARVTASAQSQIEAERQAALVSLRSDVGTLAIDLASGVIGESLSDDAKASALVDRFLADLEASEAAGEKK
- a CDS encoding F0F1 ATP synthase subunit delta yields the protein MGSATREATAAAKAALAAQRSVDLQVAEDLFAAGRVVGRSAQLRSALTDPDADATRTRALVNGVFGGRIGATALELLGGIAVSRWSNADDLLQGIEELGLRAAARSAGTTPVESELFEFGRIVASNAELELALGSKLSPTASKVGLADRLLTGNASPQAAAIVRHLVEQPRGRRIGELLRGAAAIVADERGYAVATVTSAGPLSAAQLQRLERQLAGQYGRDVRFNLVIDPSLVGGLRIQIGDDVIDGSVAARLSDLRQKLAG
- the atpA gene encoding F0F1 ATP synthase subunit alpha, which encodes MAELTISPDEIRSALSEFVSSYEPSSGEKTEVGYVTDAADGIAHVEGLPSAMANELLRFADGTLGLALNLDEDEIGVVVLGEFGGIEEGMEVTRTGEVLSVPVGDGYLGRVVDPLGAPIDGLGEIATEGRRALELQAPGVMQRKSVHEPMQTGIKAIDAMIPIGRGQRQLIIGDRQTGKTAIAIDTIINQKANWESGDPSKQVRCIYVAIGQKGSTIASVKGALEDAGAMEYTTIVAAPASDPAGFKYLAPYTGSAIGQHWMYGGKHVLIIFDDLSKQAEAYRAVSLLLRRPPGREAYPGDVFYLHSRLLERCAKLSDELGAGSMTGLPIIETKANDVSAYIPTNVISITDGQIFLQSDLFNANQRPAVDVGISVSRVGGDAQVKSIKKVSGTLKLELAQYRSLEAFAMFASDLDAASRRQLARGARLTELLKQPQYSPYPVEEQVVSIWAGTNGKLDDIPVEDVLRFERELLDHLGRNTEVLSTLRETNVLDDDTLATLDSEVDTFKLEFRSEEGHSLVEPGSESHEAADKSEVNQEEIVRGKR
- a CDS encoding F0F1 ATP synthase subunit gamma, which gives rise to MGAQLRVYRQKIKTAQTTKKITRAMELISASRIQKALGRVKASTPYAHAIGRAVAAVATHSNVDHVLTTEPETVKRAAVVIFASDRGLAGAFNSQVLREADRLSELLRSEGKEVAYFLVGRKATGYFTFRRRASERSWTGSTDNPEYELAKEISDAVLEAFLRDAEDGGVDEIHLVFNRFVSMITQTPEVRRLLPIRLVDEEPDAGPSTVYPLYEFEPDAETVLDALLPVYLESRIFATLLESAAAKHAATQKAMKSASDNADKLILDYQRLANNARQSEITQQIAEIVGGADALSSSK